From Nitrospirota bacterium, the proteins below share one genomic window:
- a CDS encoding GGDEF domain-containing protein, translating into MTDHHAGVIVRRSSLRLLLGLLQVLLTFVLGYRLPPLDALRHADIALIGVTSMLLLLVLCLPGSALAGKPFVSLLTLANTGILIFMTHQAGTIEPWLYLGYILVILMASVSSSALHLWGLGGLVSVAYGVSLHAVGAMLTDHALLIPVLLSTALLCGNKTELAQTELKRITESEEQARYEKMSDALTGLPNRAQFIERVWRSIECARNNREFQFAIIFIDLDGFKPINDGLGHKAGDAVLIKTAKRLQACLRKGDIVARYGGDEFTLLINNVTGKTDAIRVAERVLRKLTEPIDVGKTVHVGASIGIALSTNVHGRPEDLIRDADLAMYRAKSQGKGRYEISDQIRDTKVGHAGGRPAEQVLMQSR; encoded by the coding sequence ATGACCGATCATCACGCCGGTGTCATCGTCAGGCGCTCCTCGTTGCGTCTCCTGCTCGGCCTGCTGCAGGTCCTGTTGACATTCGTTCTGGGTTACCGCCTTCCGCCCTTGGACGCGCTCCGTCACGCCGACATCGCGTTGATCGGGGTGACGAGCATGCTGCTTCTCCTGGTCCTCTGCCTTCCCGGCTCGGCGCTCGCGGGGAAGCCGTTCGTCTCGCTGTTGACCCTCGCGAACACGGGAATTCTGATCTTCATGACCCATCAAGCCGGCACGATCGAGCCCTGGCTCTACCTGGGGTACATCCTCGTCATCCTCATGGCGTCGGTCAGTTCATCCGCTCTGCATCTCTGGGGCCTGGGAGGTCTGGTGTCCGTCGCCTATGGCGTGTCATTGCATGCGGTCGGGGCCATGTTGACCGACCATGCCTTGCTCATTCCCGTCCTCTTATCCACGGCTTTGCTCTGCGGCAATAAAACTGAACTCGCCCAGACCGAGCTCAAGCGGATTACGGAATCCGAGGAACAGGCCCGCTATGAGAAGATGTCCGACGCATTGACCGGACTGCCCAATCGCGCCCAATTCATCGAGCGGGTATGGCGCTCGATCGAGTGCGCCAGGAACAATCGGGAATTCCAGTTCGCGATCATCTTCATCGACCTGGACGGGTTCAAACCGATCAACGACGGCCTGGGACACAAAGCCGGAGACGCGGTCTTGATCAAGACCGCCAAACGCCTGCAAGCCTGCCTGAGAAAGGGCGACATCGTCGCCCGGTACGGCGGAGACGAATTCACCCTGTTGATCAACAATGTGACGGGCAAGACCGACGCGATCCGCGTCGCCGAGCGTGTGCTGCGCAAGCTGACGGAACCGATCGACGTCGGCAAGACCGTCCATGTCGGCGCCAGCATCGGCATCGCCCTCAGCACCAACGTGCACGGCCGCCCCGAGGATCTCATCCGTGACGCCGATCTGGCGATGTACCGCGCCAAATCCCAGGGAAAGGGGAGGTACGAGATCAGCGACCAGATTCGAGATACGAAAGTCGGACACGCCGGAGGACGCCCGGCCGAACAGGTTCTCATGCAGTCGCGGTGA
- a CDS encoding EAL domain-containing protein, producing MSMLSRALAAMPRVQSTPPGLPETGGETAQPATAMRYNFLQLQTLVTIVLSYQLLLSPNALITPEVEMLSILGLLLLCGMLMILPARLITADWFPGTLAVLDTGITSLLIYFSGNAGSDLYLAYFVIILIVTASRTAMQMTVFLTLVTTIYGFALYREIEDTGEVLERHLVRIPLLLIMAIFYRRTAESVRLLTYYDPVTGLPNRRQFVRLLGQQLTAGASADHRKALLFLDLDGFKLINDTLGHVVGDQLLKAVAARLKQCLRTTDTIARLGPDEFSVLLPNIAGPDIAGRLAQRILDALRPPFTLAGHEVFVTASIGIAMSSSENGDAGSLIKNADAAMYRAKERGKNSYEFYSPDMNAQAYERLVLESRLHKALERNEIIVYYQPQIHLPSRRMIGVEALARWKDPASGLIPPAKFIPLAEETGLIVKIGESVLRQSCRQLKAWHDAGHTALQLSVNLSMRQFKQPDLAKTIAGVLAEIGMEPRHLDLELTETSIMQDAEAALKALKDLKAMGVRVSIDDFGTGYSSLIYLRRFPIDTLKIDRAFTQDMMTSADAQAIIAAIIAMAQALKLTVIAEGIETDEQISLLQKQGCVHGQGFAFSKPVSAEEMTELLKTWPGGVGSDLPEDRLHVTHS from the coding sequence ATGTCCATGTTGTCCAGAGCGCTCGCCGCGATGCCGAGGGTGCAGAGCACGCCGCCGGGCCTCCCGGAAACGGGCGGTGAGACCGCTCAACCGGCCACGGCCATGCGCTACAACTTCCTTCAGTTGCAGACGCTCGTGACCATCGTCCTGAGCTATCAGCTCCTCCTCAGCCCCAATGCGTTGATCACGCCGGAAGTGGAGATGCTCTCCATCCTGGGCCTGCTGCTGCTCTGCGGCATGCTGATGATCCTCCCGGCTCGCCTCATCACCGCGGACTGGTTCCCCGGCACGCTGGCCGTCCTGGACACCGGCATCACCTCCCTACTCATTTATTTCTCGGGCAACGCCGGATCCGACCTGTATTTGGCCTATTTCGTCATCATCCTGATCGTCACGGCCTCCCGTACGGCGATGCAGATGACGGTGTTCCTGACCCTTGTGACCACGATTTACGGATTCGCCCTCTATCGGGAGATCGAGGACACGGGGGAGGTGCTGGAACGCCATCTCGTCCGCATTCCGCTTCTCCTGATCATGGCCATTTTTTATCGGCGGACCGCCGAGTCGGTTCGGCTGCTGACCTATTACGATCCTGTGACGGGCCTCCCCAATCGGCGGCAATTCGTTCGCTTGCTGGGCCAGCAATTGACGGCCGGGGCGTCCGCCGATCACCGCAAGGCGCTGCTGTTTCTGGATCTGGACGGGTTCAAGCTCATCAACGACACGTTGGGTCATGTCGTCGGGGATCAACTGCTGAAAGCAGTGGCGGCGCGGCTCAAACAATGCCTGCGGACGACCGACACGATCGCACGGTTGGGCCCCGATGAGTTTTCCGTCCTTCTTCCGAACATCGCCGGTCCCGACATTGCGGGTCGGCTGGCGCAACGGATCCTGGACGCCCTCAGGCCCCCGTTCACGCTGGCCGGCCACGAAGTCTTCGTCACCGCGAGCATCGGCATCGCGATGAGTTCCTCCGAGAACGGCGACGCCGGCAGCTTGATCAAGAACGCCGATGCGGCCATGTATCGCGCCAAGGAGCGCGGCAAAAACAGCTACGAGTTCTACTCTCCCGACATGAACGCCCAGGCGTACGAGCGCCTGGTTCTGGAAAGCCGCCTTCACAAGGCACTGGAGCGGAACGAGATCATCGTCTATTACCAACCGCAGATTCACCTGCCCTCGCGCCGCATGATCGGCGTCGAAGCGCTCGCCCGGTGGAAGGACCCGGCCTCCGGCCTCATTCCGCCCGCCAAGTTCATTCCGCTTGCCGAAGAGACCGGACTCATCGTGAAGATCGGGGAATCGGTCCTGCGGCAATCCTGCCGTCAACTGAAAGCCTGGCACGACGCCGGTCACACCGCGCTTCAGTTGTCCGTCAACCTGTCCATGCGCCAATTCAAGCAGCCCGACTTGGCGAAAACCATCGCCGGGGTCCTCGCCGAGATCGGCATGGAGCCGAGGCATTTGGATTTGGAGCTGACCGAAACCTCCATCATGCAGGACGCCGAAGCCGCGCTGAAGGCCTTGAAGGATCTCAAAGCGATGGGGGTTCGCGTTTCGATCGACGATTTCGGCACCGGCTATTCGTCGTTGATTTATTTGAGGAGATTCCCGATCGACACGCTCAAAATCGACCGCGCGTTTACGCAGGATATGATGACGAGCGCGGACGCCCAGGCCATCATCGCCGCCATCATCGCCATGGCCCAGGCGCTCAAGTTGACCGTGATCGCCGAAGGAATCGAAACGGACGAGCAGATCTCGCTGCTACAGAAGCAAGGCTGCGTTCACGGGCAGGGGTTCGCCTTCAGCAAGCCGGTTTCTGCGGAAGAAATGACCGAATTGCTGAAGACCTGGCCGGGCGGAGTCGGATCCGATCTTCCCGAAGACCGTCTCCATGTGACACATTCCTGA